Genomic segment of Hydra vulgaris chromosome 08, alternate assembly HydraT2T_AEP:
TCACAcaccaaaattagtttaaaggcaaaattctgcaaaataaaatttaaaatagtaaaattaaaattatataacactATTTTATGATGGTTCTGcgtaaaattcattaaaaacaaaaacagcattTTCTCAGCTTTTTCCATACCCTTAATTTACCATATAGCCACCTTAAgctatatatgatatataaaaattatacatatatttaaaaaaaatttttatagattaattgtaatttttaaaattttttaattatgattaatAGCTGACCCAATTAAATAGTAGTATTATGAttgttgaatttaatttagtgCATCATGGGACCTCAGAAGaaaacaaatctattttatGGTAAAGCTAAAACTTATTTAGCTTGTAATTTTCCAATACCAGCTCATTTAAATATTGGCTGTAGAAATGGACATGTACTGCATATATTTGCAACTAACAACGATTCATATAAAGTAACTGTAGAACTAATCGGTAAgtattttaacatcaaaatttgTATAAGTCAGATTCAGCAACTAGTTAGAACATCAAAAGTCTTTGTAAACCATTTTTCACGAAATTCGAAACCATTTGTTGACATCTGCAACATGCTCTTTGCATACCAAATAACAACATCTGCTGTGGCACAAACATCCCAATCAATTGCAACCTCAATTGACTTTCCTACATGTTCTTCATTTTCTTCTCAACAAATCAGTGTTTCATCTGTATCGAATAGTGATCACTTATCTCCTTTATCTCGTCCTACTTTAAAAACCTCTTCTCATGAACCACTATCCAGTTTGAGAGCTGACCAGTTGAGTCCCAGAAAAAAGGTTATGAGAAAGAGATTAACCATTTTGGCAAACGAAATGGCAATTAAGAAGAGAAAGCATAAAGAGGATATTAAAGGTTTAAAAGATAAGGCAAAAGCTAGAGCATACagatttaaatatctaaatCAAGTTATTACTCGTAAGGAAAAGATAATTTCtcaacttagaaaaaaattaaaagaaaagtttttgaatttacagttgaaaaaacttcaaaatcaaattttttgtttgaaacaacAGTTGACATCCACGCAAAGAAAGTTTTCTTATCAAATGGCAATGTTAAGCCAACAACTTGCTGaaaaaaattctgcaattcTTGTACTGCAAAATGAAATTCAGAATTTACAGGAAGAGTTGGAGGAAATTAAGCAAGTAACACAAAAcaccaaaaatgaaaaatgctaCTCAGCAGATATTAGGAGACTTATATATGACATGCTTGTGTGCCAAGTTCCTACACAAAGTGTGCCATCTCTGCTCCGTAAAATTGGGGAACATACTGGCTATCGATTTAGTCAAATTCCACATCGTACAACTGTAGAACAAATGATGCGTGAGCTTGGTGTGCTTTCAGACTTACAGGCTGCTGAGATAGCATTTACAACAAAAGATCTGACACTTGGTTTTGATGCAACAACCCAGGAGGGTGTTCATATAAATGCTGTGCACTTGACAACAGAATCAGTATGTATGGTTGTAGCTATTGATCAACTTCCTGGAGGTACAGCTTATGACTATCAGAGTCATATTACAAAGTCTATTGATAATCTTGCTAAGTTATATAGTGATTTCTATCAACTCAAATATACTGACGTAAGAAGCACTATTATTGggaacataaaaaatacaatgaGTGATAGAGTTGCAACAAACCATGCAACAATCGCAAAGTTAAACCTTGTTTGGCAGAAATCATTAAATGAACTAAACTGTCACCTTCACCCTTTAGACACAATGACTAGCTCTTGTAAATCTTCACTTAAAGCATTAGAGACTTCAAAAGGGAAACTTTTTGGAAGAGACTGCATTGCAGCAAACATTGTTGTACAGCTGAACAAACTTCGCTACAAGGATGCAAAAGGTACTCTAACTAATCTAAATCAttcttttacttaaatatatttagttttctgaacaaaattttgagttaaaatgaattattcgttttaactcaaaattttattcaGAAACATGcactaattatattataattagtgcatgtttttatttcacACTCTTCTTACAATTGCCAAAATGAGCTTCTTTATGATATCATAGGTGATCCAAAAGGTTTTGTAACCTTTTTGGACCAACACGAGTTGCCCAGAGGATTGCTACCACGCTATAGAGGCAACAGACTACATATGCTTTTTCACACATGTGGTATTTTAATCCATCATTATGCCATATTGAAGATATTTCTGTGTTCTGGCTTGGCGTTATGCGGAGGTCTGCGAAATAGTTTATTTCAAGACTTTACATCTGAAAcaggtattttttttcttttttatacctGTTCAGTTCATTTGATAAAGTGCTACACAATATTATAGGGTATagaattaattacaaatatagttacaaatacaaattacaaataGTAATGGCACTTGCAAGATTAACGGGGAGTAAAGACTATTATAAACAAagattattatttgttactaattCACTTTTTCACCTTAGGTGTCCGTGAGTTGTGTGTTTTAGCTTTAATTGGAAAACTACTTTCTGGTCCTTGgatgacaaaattttatattgcacCAGGTACGGGACTTGACTACATATCTGGCATTCAGATAGTAAAAGATGTTCGGAACACTCTTATTGAGAGCAGCAAGAATCCTTTATCTCTACTTAAACGAAAAACTGATTTCTTTGGTAATGATATTGAAGATGTAGTTTTTGATTCAATAATCAGCTTTTGCCCAGTAACTGATGAAATGAGTAAAGCATTAGCTGACTGCCTTAATGCAGTTATTAGCGTCATTGACATGCAGTACAAGCGGCAATTTGAAATGAGTTCTAATGATCACCTTAAAGACCAGACTAAGTCAGCTAGGCTTCACAACATTGATTCAGAAGAACTTATGGGTATGTTTAGCGCTGCAAAGCACAAAGCTCCAAATGccactctttgttttctttcttcaaaacttcgtgcttgcaaaaataaaacaactgcaCTGCTATGCAAAAAGCCAAATGATATTCAAAACAAGTTGATATTATGGGCTATCTCTAATGCCAGAAAAAAGCGGTTTACAAATATGCAATGTCATAATGACCTGAAGTTAGAATTGATAAAACGAATAGCAgataaaattcagaaaaaagaaaacaaagaacgcaaaaatgtagaaaaaatattaaaaaactgcatGCCTGATCAGGTAAAAGATTTCCTGACctagaaaataatgaaaaaaatgtttcctGACCTAGAAAATAATGAGGCCTCAGATATCGAAGAAATTCTTATTGGAGCTTCTATTGGAAGAAGTATTTGCCACATGTGGTTCGATAATGCCACTAACACCCAGGATGTATATTATGGCAGAATtgttggcattaaaaaaaagaaaagtgatgtatatatagtttcttattGGAAACCAAAAGAGAATGAAAATGATGATGGTGTTGAGTATGTTGTGAGCAAATATCAACTTTCTGCAGACATAATAAGTGGTGATATGGTGATAACATAATAGAAATGTGTAATAAggtatatgttattttaaataatagtatgtTTTATAAACTTGCATTAATAGATATTATTTACAGATAGTAggttaatctttattttttataataaattttacagtGCCTAATGTATTTCATATTCTCTACCCTCccctttttttaagataatgaaaagatttataattatttaatttctttttatgtatacatatatgtatatacatatatgtatatagaaatGTAATTTTAGGTAGTCGGTTAGTTA
This window contains:
- the LOC136083719 gene encoding uncharacterized protein LOC136083719; translated protein: MGPQKKTNLFYGKAKTYLACNFPIPAHLNIGCRNGHVLHIFATNNDSYKVTVELIGKYFNIKICISQIQQLVRTSKVFVNHFSRNSKPFVDICNMLFAYQITTSAVAQTSQSIATSIDFPTCSSFSSQQISVSSVSNSDHLSPLSRPTLKTSSHEPLSSLRADQLSPRKKVMRKRLTILANEMAIKKRKHKEDIKGLKDKAKARAYRFKYLNQVITRKEKIISQLRKKLKEKFLNLQLKKLQNQIFCLKQQLTSTQRKFSYQMAMLSQQLAEKNSAILVLQNEIQNLQEELEEIKQVTQNTKNEKCYSADIRRLIYDMLVCQVPTQSVPSLLRKIGEHTGYRFSQIPHRTTVEQMMRELGVLSDLQAAEIAFTTKDLTLGFDATTQEGVHINAVHLTTESVCMVVAIDQLPGGTAYDYQSHITKSIDNLAKLYSDFYQLKYTDVRSTIIGNIKNTMSDRVATNHATIAKLNLVWQKSLNELNCHLHPLDTMTSSCKSSLKALETSKGKLFGRDCIAANIVVQLNKLRYKDAKGDPKGFVTFLDQHELPRGLLPRYRGNRLHMLFHTCGILIHHYAILKIFLCSGLALCGGLRNSLFQDFTSETGVRELCVLALIGKLLSGPWMTKFYIAPGTGLDYISGIQIVKDVRNTLIESSKNPLSLLKRKTDFFGNDIEDVVFDSIISFCPVTDEMSKALADCLNAVISVIDMQYKRQFEMSSNDHLKDQTKSARLHNIDSEELMGMFSAAKHKAPNATLCFLSSKLRACKNKTTALLCKKPNDIQNKLILWAISNARKKRFTNMQCHNDLKLELIKRIADKIQKKENKERKNVEKILKNCMPDQVKDFLT